One segment of Oscillospiraceae bacterium MB08-C2-2 DNA contains the following:
- a CDS encoding trypsin-like peptidase domain-containing protein, whose amino-acid sequence MNDQFNRPSGQGSAGEDSGRGADSHSGSTPGFNPPPQGYTRQGGWQAPGGQYQGSGGYSNNGNGQQRPPYYQYGNYQQNPYQAPPNSGNGWQQPSAPGPQKEQPKYQWNFEDYDRLDPIRKRGKKNRGLVVFGVAVLLLMALALVFVSGFGIYNYMSFDSSVAEAGPGSSSPDTAVPDDKTDESLPAVNRDDSVQLEIESRPEEAVVDGKMTIPQVAQAVLPSVVGVVKYERTDFYEPTGVGSGIIMTESGYIVTNAHVVENASDIKIILHNGDPYPAVLVGTDRQTDLAVLKIEAEGLVPAVFGDSTQVVVGETVLAIGNPAGLELAGSVTQGIVSAVDRIVRTTTYTMNYIQTDAAINPGNSGGALVNEYGQVIGINSSKIFATGFEGLGFAIPVADAQPIINDLISHGRVTGRVVLNITAREVDEYDVRKYGVPLGLRVETVNQNVIPGENTLQKNDIITHIAGERVTNFDEVKTILKQHKAGDIVTLTVYRQITSMQSDTFEVQLALVEDQS is encoded by the coding sequence ATGAACGATCAATTTAACCGGCCTTCCGGCCAAGGTTCTGCCGGCGAAGATTCCGGGCGGGGAGCTGATTCTCATTCCGGAAGCACTCCCGGGTTTAACCCGCCGCCTCAGGGCTATACAAGGCAAGGGGGCTGGCAGGCTCCCGGCGGCCAATACCAGGGTTCGGGCGGTTACAGCAATAATGGCAACGGCCAACAGAGGCCGCCTTATTACCAATACGGAAATTACCAGCAGAACCCATATCAGGCTCCGCCCAATTCCGGTAATGGATGGCAGCAGCCTTCTGCCCCAGGGCCTCAGAAGGAGCAGCCGAAATACCAGTGGAATTTTGAGGACTATGACCGTTTAGACCCGATCCGCAAAAGGGGAAAGAAAAACCGGGGGCTGGTTGTATTCGGCGTGGCGGTTTTGCTGCTGATGGCGCTGGCTTTGGTTTTTGTTTCCGGTTTTGGCATCTATAACTATATGAGCTTTGATTCCTCGGTTGCGGAGGCAGGGCCTGGTTCCTCCTCGCCGGACACGGCTGTGCCGGACGATAAAACCGACGAGAGCCTGCCCGCAGTGAATCGGGATGACAGCGTTCAGCTTGAAATTGAATCCCGCCCGGAAGAAGCTGTTGTCGATGGGAAAATGACCATTCCTCAAGTGGCACAGGCTGTTCTGCCTTCGGTAGTGGGCGTGGTAAAATATGAGCGCACCGATTTTTATGAGCCGACTGGTGTAGGCTCTGGCATTATCATGACAGAATCCGGATACATTGTCACCAATGCCCATGTGGTGGAAAATGCCAGCGATATTAAAATTATTCTTCACAATGGTGACCCGTATCCGGCGGTGCTGGTGGGTACAGACCGTCAGACCGATCTGGCTGTACTTAAAATTGAGGCAGAAGGCCTGGTTCCTGCTGTGTTTGGCGATTCCACTCAGGTTGTAGTGGGGGAGACCGTGCTGGCTATCGGCAACCCCGCCGGTTTGGAGCTGGCAGGCAGTGTGACACAGGGCATTGTTTCGGCTGTGGACCGCATTGTGCGCACTACCACTTATACCATGAACTATATCCAGACCGATGCCGCTATCAATCCCGGCAACTCCGGCGGTGCTTTGGTCAACGAATACGGTCAGGTTATCGGCATCAATTCCTCCAAAATTTTTGCAACCGGCTTCGAAGGTTTGGGGTTCGCTATTCCCGTCGCGGATGCCCAGCCCATTATCAATGACCTGATCTCCCATGGCCGTGTAACTGGGCGAGTGGTTCTGAACATCACTGCCAGAGAAGTGGATGAATACGATGTACGCAAATATGGCGTGCCTCTTGGCCTGCGGGTTGAGACTGTGAATCAAAATGTGATTCCGGGGGAAAATACCCTCCAGAAAAACGATATTATTACCCACATTGCCGGTGAGAGAGTGACCAATTTCGATGAGGTCAAAACCATCTTGAAGCAGCATAAGGCAGGGGATATTGTAACCCTGACTGTTTATCGGCAGATCACCTCCATGCAGAGCGATACCTTTGAGGTTCAGCTGGCATTGGTGGAGGATCAAAGCTGA
- a CDS encoding HAMP domain-containing sensor histidine kinase, protein MKNGLVKKQMVVYFCSIFVSIVALGGVLLLCAFQYFKQENYEKLERNARQAAAVTVANYERNQGAFVDEQIITTTYRILSNVTDSDFSLVDTAGEVVLQQRVNDYDYSQKQAPQSVIQTVISQGYYEETGTLGGVYNSVYHTVAVPVTTSAGETIGVLFAASSARSVALFLGEILRMFLISAVIVLVLAFVVLYFVTSQMVKPLKDMLQAMQSFTRGDFSVRLPVASYDEIGQLAMAINNMASSVAALESSRRLFTANVSHELRTPMTTISGFVDGMLDGTIPEEKREQYLKIVSIEIKRLSRLVRSMLDTARIEAGELELTLSIFDISEIVRQTIFTFEARLEEKQVEIMGLETDKVLVEADVDLIHQVIYNLVDNAVKFVEDKGYISVHYHSDEEMTYIAIRNSGAGIAKEETPKLFERFYKSDKSRSLNKQGVGLGLHIVKSIINYHKGDILVRSVLGEYTEFEISLPNPKTTEGA, encoded by the coding sequence ATGAAAAATGGACTTGTAAAAAAACAGATGGTTGTATATTTCTGCTCCATTTTTGTCAGTATTGTGGCGCTGGGTGGGGTTCTCCTTTTGTGTGCCTTTCAGTATTTCAAGCAGGAAAATTATGAAAAACTGGAACGCAACGCCCGTCAGGCTGCGGCGGTAACAGTGGCAAATTATGAGCGCAATCAGGGTGCTTTTGTGGATGAGCAGATTATCACAACCACTTACCGCATTCTCTCCAATGTAACCGATTCGGATTTTTCGCTGGTAGATACAGCGGGAGAGGTTGTGCTTCAGCAAAGGGTCAATGACTACGATTACAGCCAGAAGCAGGCGCCCCAGTCGGTGATTCAGACTGTGATCTCGCAGGGCTACTATGAGGAGACCGGCACACTGGGCGGCGTTTATAATTCTGTTTACCACACGGTGGCGGTTCCGGTTACCACCAGCGCAGGCGAAACCATCGGCGTTCTTTTTGCGGCATCCTCTGCTCGGAGCGTTGCGCTGTTTTTAGGAGAAATCCTTCGCATGTTTTTGATTAGTGCGGTTATTGTGCTGGTGCTTGCGTTTGTGGTTCTCTATTTTGTTACCTCTCAGATGGTAAAGCCTCTTAAAGATATGCTGCAAGCGATGCAAAGCTTCACCCGTGGGGATTTTTCGGTACGTCTGCCGGTGGCCAGTTATGATGAGATTGGCCAGCTGGCTATGGCTATCAATAATATGGCATCTTCTGTAGCGGCGCTGGAAAGCTCTCGGCGGCTTTTTACCGCCAATGTCTCCCATGAGCTTCGCACGCCCATGACCACTATCTCCGGTTTTGTGGATGGTATGCTGGATGGCACCATACCGGAAGAAAAAAGGGAGCAGTATTTAAAGATTGTTTCGATTGAAATCAAGCGGCTTTCCCGGTTGGTTCGTTCTATGCTGGATACGGCTCGGATCGAAGCCGGTGAGCTGGAGCTCACACTTAGCATTTTTGATATCAGTGAAATTGTCCGCCAGACCATTTTTACCTTTGAGGCCCGCCTTGAAGAAAAGCAGGTAGAAATTATGGGTCTTGAGACCGATAAGGTTCTGGTTGAGGCGGATGTGGATCTGATCCACCAGGTCATTTACAATTTGGTGGATAACGCTGTAAAATTTGTGGAAGATAAAGGTTATATTTCGGTTCATTACCACAGTGATGAGGAAATGACCTATATAGCTATTCGCAACAGCGGCGCTGGTATTGCTAAAGAAGAAACGCCAAAGCTTTTTGAGCGGTTTTATAAATCAGATAAATCCCGAAGCCTCAATAAACAGGGTGTTGGTCTGGGGCTGCACATTGTAAAATCCATTATCAACTACCATAAGGGTGATATTCTGGTGCGCAGTGTGCTTGGCGAATATACAGAGTTCGAAATCAGCCTGCCCAACCCGAAAACCACTGAAGGAGCCTGA
- a CDS encoding response regulator transcription factor, with amino-acid sequence MSMGTIMVADDDKNIAELLRLYLEKEGYTVIIGEDGEEALTKFRGESPDLVLLDIMMPKLDGWQVCREIRKKSSCPIIMITAKGETFDKVLGLELGADDYVVKPFDSKEIVARIKAVLRRTGKNSDTSDSKEVSYDKLVVNMTKYEMKVNNKVVDTPPKELELLFHLASNPNRVYTRDQLLDEVWGFEYYGDSRTVDVHVKRLREKLEGVSDKWNLKTVWGVGYKFEVKE; translated from the coding sequence ATGTCCATGGGTACAATAATGGTGGCGGATGATGATAAAAACATTGCGGAATTGCTCCGCCTGTATTTGGAAAAGGAAGGCTATACTGTGATTATAGGGGAAGATGGCGAGGAGGCTCTCACCAAGTTCCGGGGGGAAAGCCCTGATCTGGTCCTGCTGGATATTATGATGCCCAAGCTGGATGGCTGGCAGGTTTGCCGGGAAATACGCAAAAAATCCAGCTGCCCGATTATTATGATTACAGCCAAGGGTGAGACCTTTGATAAGGTTTTGGGCCTTGAGCTGGGGGCTGATGATTATGTGGTCAAGCCCTTTGATTCCAAGGAGATTGTGGCCCGTATCAAGGCGGTTCTTCGCCGTACCGGCAAAAACTCCGATACCTCCGACAGCAAGGAGGTCAGCTACGACAAGCTGGTGGTCAACATGACCAAATACGAAATGAAGGTGAACAACAAGGTGGTGGATACCCCACCCAAAGAGTTGGAGCTGCTTTTTCATTTGGCCAGCAACCCCAACCGGGTTTATACTCGTGACCAGCTTTTGGATGAGGTGTGGGGCTTTGAATATTATGGCGACTCCCGGACTGTGGATGTCCATGTGAAGCGTTTGCGTGAAAAGCTGGAAGGGGTTTCAGATAAATGGAATCTTAAAACAGTGTGGGGCGTGGGCTATAAGTTCGAAGTGAAGGAATAG
- the ychF gene encoding redox-regulated ATPase YchF — translation MKLGMVGLPNVGKSTLFNAITNAGAASANYPFCTIEPNVGVVSVPDKRLDALAKMHQPEKLTPAVLEFVDIAGLVKGASKGEGLGNKFLSNIREVDAIVHVVRCFEDGEVIHVDGQIGPSRDIETINLELIFSDLDIVDRRIDRATKAAKGNKKFLGEVEMLQRLKTHLEEGKPARSFVCSEEEQGYLDEAPLLSGKPVIYAANLSEEDFINKIETSPYYQQVLAIAKEEGAQVLPICAKIEEEISDMSPEDKMMFLSDLGLENSGLDRIIQAGYSLLGLISYLTAGKPEVRAWTITKGTKAPQAAGKIHTDFEKGFIRAEIVSFDDLMACGSMAAAKEKGLVRLEGKEYVVQDGDIVLFRFNV, via the coding sequence ATGAAATTAGGAATGGTTGGTTTGCCTAATGTAGGCAAAAGCACACTTTTTAATGCCATAACCAACGCGGGGGCGGCCTCGGCCAATTACCCCTTTTGCACCATAGAGCCCAATGTAGGCGTGGTTTCGGTACCGGATAAGCGGTTGGACGCTTTGGCTAAAATGCACCAGCCCGAAAAGCTTACCCCGGCTGTGCTGGAATTTGTGGATATTGCAGGACTTGTAAAAGGTGCCTCCAAGGGAGAGGGTCTGGGTAATAAGTTTCTTTCCAACATCCGTGAGGTGGATGCCATTGTGCATGTGGTGCGCTGCTTTGAGGATGGAGAGGTCATTCATGTGGATGGGCAGATTGGCCCCTCCCGGGATATTGAAACCATCAATTTAGAGCTGATCTTCTCGGATCTGGACATTGTGGACCGGCGCATTGACCGGGCCACTAAGGCCGCTAAGGGCAACAAAAAGTTCTTGGGTGAGGTCGAGATGCTCCAGCGGCTCAAGACTCATCTGGAGGAAGGCAAGCCTGCCCGTTCTTTTGTGTGTTCCGAGGAGGAGCAAGGCTATCTGGACGAAGCACCACTGCTTTCGGGCAAGCCGGTTATTTATGCAGCCAATCTGAGCGAAGAAGATTTTATCAATAAGATTGAAACCAGCCCCTATTACCAGCAGGTTTTAGCGATTGCCAAGGAAGAAGGCGCTCAGGTGCTCCCCATCTGCGCCAAAATCGAGGAAGAAATCTCCGATATGTCCCCGGAGGATAAGATGATGTTCCTCAGTGATCTTGGGCTGGAAAACTCTGGCCTGGACCGCATCATTCAGGCAGGCTATTCTCTTCTGGGGCTGATCTCCTATTTAACCGCCGGCAAACCGGAGGTCAGAGCTTGGACCATCACCAAGGGCACCAAGGCGCCACAGGCTGCCGGTAAAATTCATACCGATTTTGAAAAGGGCTTTATCCGGGCCGAAATCGTTTCTTTTGACGACCTGATGGCCTGCGGCAGCATGGCCGCAGCTAAAGAAAAGGGCCTTGTTCGCTTGGAAGGCAAGGAATATGTGGTGCAGGACGGAGACATTGTTTTGTTCCGCTTTAACGTTTAA
- a CDS encoding patatin-like phospholipase family protein: protein MKRGIVLAGGGSRGPYEIGVWQALRELEISFDIVTGTSVGALNGALMVQGSFEQAKALWQSISSADVISGLPAESTMHDPRLYASFLRKAVEQGGMDTTPLEETLRRIIDEDAFRQSPIEYALVTVEYPSFRPVNLTKEQIPQGKLVDYLLASSACFPAFRQREIDGSRFIDGSYYDVMPVNLAVECGAEEIIAVDLHSLGLHPQVKAGYPITIIQSHWDLGIFLVFDPAIARRNMVLGYQDAMKAFRRLEGKAYTFFPGETARNALVLSHTVHSMRRRFRELLLNEASSPSRDLALYRLRKALSLTDKQKYGRLMTQAAETAGEIFQLDPARSYSFGEFNRCLLTAVKDRTTSISAMPKLVSISELLPLAARETTLWLLDALRQAYHSGSVPPRFWRRAAVSTKESVAALYLFILELSRGI from the coding sequence TTGAAGCGTGGAATTGTGCTGGCGGGAGGCGGTTCCAGAGGTCCCTATGAAATCGGCGTATGGCAGGCTCTGAGAGAACTGGAAATTTCTTTTGATATCGTCACCGGAACCTCGGTGGGCGCCCTGAATGGCGCCCTAATGGTACAGGGCAGCTTCGAGCAGGCAAAAGCACTGTGGCAGAGCATTTCTTCTGCTGATGTTATTTCCGGCCTTCCTGCCGAAAGCACCATGCATGATCCCAGATTATATGCATCCTTTCTTCGAAAAGCGGTGGAACAGGGCGGTATGGATACCACTCCATTGGAAGAAACCCTGCGCCGTATCATCGACGAGGATGCTTTTCGCCAATCACCCATCGAATATGCACTGGTCACCGTGGAGTATCCTTCCTTTCGGCCAGTCAACTTAACCAAGGAACAGATTCCACAGGGAAAGCTGGTGGATTACCTGCTGGCTTCCAGCGCTTGCTTCCCTGCCTTCCGCCAACGGGAAATCGACGGCAGCCGCTTTATTGACGGCAGCTATTACGATGTGATGCCGGTGAATCTCGCCGTGGAATGCGGCGCTGAGGAAATCATCGCCGTGGATTTGCACTCCCTTGGGCTGCACCCTCAGGTAAAGGCCGGCTATCCCATCACTATTATCCAAAGCCATTGGGATTTAGGCATCTTTCTGGTATTTGATCCGGCCATTGCCCGGCGCAATATGGTGCTGGGCTATCAAGATGCCATGAAAGCGTTTCGCCGGTTAGAAGGAAAGGCTTATACCTTTTTCCCGGGTGAAACCGCCCGGAATGCTCTGGTGCTCAGCCATACAGTCCATTCCATGCGCCGCCGCTTTCGGGAACTGCTTTTAAACGAAGCTTCCAGCCCCTCCCGTGATTTGGCTCTCTATCGTCTGCGCAAAGCGCTCAGCCTGACAGATAAGCAAAAATACGGACGTTTGATGACACAGGCAGCTGAAACAGCGGGGGAAATTTTCCAGCTTGATCCTGCCCGAAGCTACAGCTTTGGTGAATTCAACCGCTGCCTTTTAACCGCAGTAAAGGATAGAACCACTTCTATTTCTGCTATGCCCAAGCTGGTCAGCATATCCGAACTTTTGCCGCTGGCAGCCCGGGAAACCACTCTCTGGCTGCTGGATGCTTTGCGCCAGGCCTATCATTCAGGAAGTGTTCCCCCTCGCTTTTGGCGACGGGCGGCCGTATCCACCAAAGAATCGGTAGCCGCTCTGTATCTGTTTATTCTGGAACTTTCCCGAGGTATTTAG
- a CDS encoding putative heavy metal-binding protein codes for MILTTTPTIEGKVIKEYKGIVFGEVVNGVNFIKDFAAGLTNFFGGRSGSYEEELIDARQAALQEMAQRARNMGANAVVGIDMDYEVLGADNGMLMVTASGTAVYCE; via the coding sequence ATGATTTTAACCACAACCCCCACAATCGAAGGCAAGGTAATTAAGGAATACAAAGGAATCGTTTTTGGAGAGGTAGTCAATGGTGTGAATTTTATTAAGGATTTTGCAGCCGGGCTGACCAATTTTTTCGGAGGACGCTCCGGCAGTTATGAAGAGGAGCTGATTGATGCCCGTCAGGCGGCTTTGCAGGAAATGGCACAGCGGGCTCGGAATATGGGCGCCAACGCAGTTGTTGGCATTGATATGGATTATGAAGTGCTGGGAGCCGATAATGGAATGCTGATGGTGACCGCTTCCGGCACGGCGGTTTATTGCGAATAA
- a CDS encoding ribokinase, whose product MKSILNFGSLNLDHVYSVEHFVKPGETLASLGYQVFPGGKGLNQSIALSLAGGQTFHAGKVGADGLWLVDLLAEKGVDTRFVETDGQHTGHAMIQVNSKGQNCILLYGGANAEISEAAIEKTLSHFSAGDLLVLQNEINGLPFLMEKAYEKGMEIALNPSPITSELLNYPLEKVTWFLLNELEGQTLSGKSLPNEICEALLKKYPQSRIVLTLGKEGVLYRDSQQSFTHGIYDVPVVDTTAAGDTFTGFLLASAAQGASIPRALELASIASSLAVSQKGAAVSIPTIQQVTASSLQLL is encoded by the coding sequence ATGAAAAGTATACTCAATTTTGGCTCACTTAATCTGGATCACGTTTATTCGGTGGAACACTTTGTCAAACCGGGCGAAACTCTCGCTTCGCTTGGTTATCAGGTATTTCCCGGTGGCAAGGGCCTTAATCAGTCCATTGCCCTTTCACTGGCGGGTGGTCAGACCTTTCATGCGGGTAAGGTTGGGGCAGACGGTCTCTGGCTGGTGGATTTACTGGCCGAAAAAGGGGTTGATACCCGCTTTGTGGAAACTGACGGCCAACACACTGGTCACGCCATGATTCAAGTCAACAGCAAAGGGCAAAACTGTATTTTACTTTATGGCGGGGCCAACGCTGAAATCAGTGAAGCGGCCATCGAAAAAACGCTTTCGCATTTTTCTGCCGGTGACCTATTGGTTCTGCAAAATGAGATAAATGGCCTGCCCTTTCTGATGGAAAAAGCCTATGAAAAGGGCATGGAGATTGCCCTGAATCCCTCCCCCATTACATCGGAACTGCTTAATTATCCTCTTGAAAAGGTGACTTGGTTCTTACTCAATGAATTAGAGGGGCAAACCCTCAGTGGTAAAAGCCTGCCGAATGAAATCTGCGAAGCTCTTTTAAAAAAGTATCCGCAGTCCCGCATTGTTTTAACTCTTGGCAAAGAAGGCGTTCTCTACCGGGATAGCCAACAGAGTTTCACGCACGGCATCTATGATGTGCCGGTTGTGGATACCACCGCTGCAGGCGATACCTTTACCGGCTTTCTGCTTGCCAGCGCCGCTCAGGGAGCCTCGATTCCACGTGCTTTGGAGCTGGCTTCTATTGCTTCTTCCTTAGCTGTTTCCCAAAAGGGAGCCGCTGTTTCCATCCCAACCATCCAACAGGTTACAGCAAGCAGCCTGCAACTGCTTTAA
- a CDS encoding rubrerythrin family protein, whose product MKELKGTRTEANLMAAFAGESQAHTKYQYYASKAKKEGYNQIGSLFQETADNEKEHAKIWFKLLHGGVPDTMQNLKDAAAGENYEWTDMYATFAKEAQEEGFTKIAFLFEQVAAIEKEHEERYLKLLANIEEGIVFSREGEMVWQCANCGHIVIGKKAPEICPTCDHPKSYFQIRATNY is encoded by the coding sequence ATGAAAGAACTCAAAGGAACCAGAACCGAAGCAAATTTGATGGCCGCCTTCGCCGGTGAATCTCAGGCGCACACCAAATACCAGTATTACGCTTCCAAAGCGAAAAAAGAGGGTTACAATCAAATTGGCTCTCTCTTTCAGGAAACAGCTGACAATGAGAAAGAGCATGCAAAAATTTGGTTTAAGCTTCTCCATGGCGGCGTACCTGATACCATGCAGAACCTAAAGGATGCAGCGGCAGGCGAAAACTATGAATGGACCGATATGTATGCCACCTTTGCCAAAGAAGCCCAAGAAGAGGGCTTCACTAAAATTGCGTTCCTGTTTGAGCAGGTAGCCGCCATTGAAAAAGAGCACGAGGAGCGCTATCTCAAGCTGCTTGCCAACATTGAAGAAGGCATTGTCTTCTCCCGTGAAGGTGAAATGGTCTGGCAGTGTGCCAACTGCGGACACATTGTTATTGGCAAAAAGGCTCCCGAAATTTGCCCCACCTGCGATCATCCCAAATCTTACTTCCAAATCCGCGCCACAAACTATTAA
- a CDS encoding transcriptional repressor yields MIIIERRNTIQRDLVLQAVRTLFHPTAEEVYAAVVQQHPTISKATVYRNLNLLIGEGKLRRVVLPGAADCFDHTLSAHYHMKCRFCGKVLDVDLPYQAQLSPGTETQEGFLIEAHDVYFTGLCPQCRRLPGNQSV; encoded by the coding sequence ATGATTATTATAGAACGCAGAAATACCATCCAGCGTGATCTGGTGCTGCAGGCTGTCAGAACACTGTTCCACCCGACAGCTGAAGAGGTTTATGCCGCTGTTGTGCAGCAGCATCCCACTATTAGTAAAGCAACTGTTTATCGAAACCTCAACCTGTTGATTGGGGAGGGTAAGCTGCGGCGTGTTGTTTTGCCGGGTGCGGCCGATTGCTTTGACCATACCTTATCCGCCCATTATCATATGAAATGCCGCTTCTGCGGGAAGGTTCTGGATGTGGATTTACCCTATCAGGCCCAGCTCTCTCCCGGAACAGAGACCCAAGAAGGCTTTTTAATTGAGGCGCATGATGTTTATTTCACGGGGCTATGCCCCCAGTGCCGGCGATTGCCGGGAAATCAATCTGTGTAA
- a CDS encoding FAD-dependent oxidoreductase produces MKTVIVGGVAGGASAAARLRRLDEKGEIILFERGEHISFANCGLPYYVGGVITQKSALTLQTPASFNGRFCVDVRNFSNVTAIDRTAKTVTVQNTQTGESYTESYDKLVLSMGAEPIRPPLPGVELEGVFTLRNIPDTLAIRQYIEEKKPASAVVVGGGYIGVEMAENLMEAGLSVTVVELADHLIAPLDFDMAVDVHRYLASKGAVLKLNNGLKSIEKAENGLSVTLSDGQVEAGLVLMAVGVRPESALAKDAGLEVNARGSIVVDEHMLTSDPDIYAVGDAVESTDFITGQKGFVPLAGPANRQGRIAADNICGIPSTYGGTQGSAILKVFDMTVAATGINEKTAKAAGLHYDKVFLYSAPHASYYPGGSPMSLKVLYEKPSGKLLGAQIVGFEGVDKRCDVLATAIRLGATAIDLTRLELCYAPPYSSAKDPVNMAGFVMENDLTGKVKTFHWHDVAALPRDGSVTLLDVRTVGEVAHGKIEGFINIPLDSLRERLDELDNSKPIYVHCHSGLRSYVACRILAGHGFDCHNLSGGWRLYNAVVNI; encoded by the coding sequence ATGAAAACAGTAATTGTAGGCGGTGTGGCCGGAGGCGCCTCAGCGGCGGCACGCCTTCGCCGACTGGATGAGAAAGGCGAAATTATTCTCTTTGAAAGAGGCGAGCATATTTCCTTTGCAAACTGTGGGCTTCCTTATTATGTGGGCGGGGTAATCACCCAAAAATCCGCTTTAACTCTGCAAACCCCAGCCAGCTTTAACGGACGGTTTTGTGTGGATGTGCGAAATTTTAGCAATGTAACCGCCATTGACCGAACTGCTAAAACGGTAACGGTGCAAAATACACAAACCGGTGAAAGCTACACCGAAAGCTATGACAAGCTGGTTCTTTCCATGGGAGCAGAGCCTATTCGCCCGCCTCTCCCCGGTGTAGAGCTGGAGGGGGTATTTACCCTTCGCAACATCCCGGATACGTTGGCGATTCGCCAGTATATTGAAGAGAAAAAGCCTGCCTCTGCCGTGGTGGTAGGTGGAGGCTATATCGGAGTGGAAATGGCCGAAAACCTCATGGAAGCCGGCCTTTCGGTCACAGTGGTAGAGCTGGCCGATCATCTGATTGCGCCGCTGGATTTCGATATGGCCGTGGATGTTCACCGCTATCTTGCCTCAAAAGGAGCTGTTTTAAAACTAAACAATGGCCTGAAATCCATTGAGAAAGCTGAAAATGGACTCTCTGTAACTCTTTCTGACGGTCAGGTGGAGGCTGGGCTGGTTTTGATGGCCGTGGGTGTTCGCCCAGAAAGCGCCCTTGCCAAAGACGCCGGTTTAGAAGTCAATGCCCGAGGCTCCATTGTTGTGGATGAGCATATGCTCACTTCCGACCCGGATATTTACGCTGTCGGCGATGCTGTAGAAAGCACCGACTTCATTACAGGGCAAAAAGGCTTTGTTCCTCTTGCAGGGCCTGCCAATCGTCAGGGGCGCATTGCGGCAGACAACATCTGCGGTATTCCCAGCACTTACGGCGGAACACAAGGCTCGGCTATCCTTAAAGTGTTTGATATGACCGTAGCGGCAACCGGTATCAATGAGAAAACAGCTAAGGCCGCAGGGCTGCATTACGACAAGGTTTTCCTCTATAGTGCCCCCCATGCCTCCTATTACCCCGGCGGCTCCCCTATGTCGCTCAAAGTGCTGTATGAGAAGCCCTCCGGCAAGCTGCTGGGCGCTCAAATTGTGGGCTTTGAAGGCGTTGATAAGCGCTGCGATGTGCTGGCAACGGCCATTCGTTTGGGGGCCACGGCCATTGATCTGACTAGGCTGGAACTTTGCTACGCTCCCCCCTATTCCTCTGCAAAAGACCCGGTAAATATGGCTGGCTTTGTTATGGAAAACGACTTGACCGGCAAGGTAAAAACCTTCCACTGGCACGATGTGGCCGCATTGCCTCGGGATGGCAGTGTAACCCTTCTGGATGTGCGCACAGTGGGTGAGGTTGCCCACGGTAAAATCGAAGGCTTTATCAATATCCCTTTGGATAGCCTGCGGGAACGGCTGGATGAACTGGATAACAGCAAGCCCATTTATGTTCACTGCCACAGCGGCCTGCGCAGCTATGTGGCCTGCCGCATCCTTGCTGGCCACGGCTTTGACTGCCACAATCTCAGTGGAGGCTGGCGGCTCTATAACGCAGTGGTAAACATCTAG
- a CDS encoding response regulator transcription factor: MYKILIVEDDAVIAEEISKGLAKWGYKTKAVEDFSSVLTLFAEFEPHLVLMDISLPFYNGYHWCQEIRRISKVPVMFLSSACENMNIIMAVNMGGDDFIAKPFDMEMLSAKVQALLRRCYSFQMNAVVAEHRGAILNLSDGTLLYNDRKIELTRNELRMLQLFFENKGRIVSRELLMKRLWESDCFVDDNTLTVNIARLRKKLEDAGLSDFIHTKKGAGYLLEDSYEQA, translated from the coding sequence ATGTATAAGATTTTGATTGTGGAGGATGACGCTGTCATCGCAGAGGAAATCAGCAAGGGGCTTGCCAAATGGGGATATAAAACAAAAGCCGTGGAGGATTTCTCCAGTGTGCTCACCCTGTTTGCAGAGTTTGAACCTCATCTTGTGCTGATGGATATTTCCCTTCCCTTTTATAATGGCTATCATTGGTGCCAAGAAATTCGGCGTATTTCTAAGGTGCCAGTGATGTTTCTTTCCTCCGCCTGTGAAAACATGAACATCATCATGGCTGTCAACATGGGCGGGGATGATTTTATCGCCAAGCCCTTTGATATGGAGATGCTCTCCGCCAAGGTGCAGGCGCTTCTGCGGCGCTGCTATTCCTTTCAGATGAATGCGGTTGTTGCCGAACACAGGGGGGCTATCCTGAACCTTTCAGATGGAACCCTGCTTTATAACGACCGTAAAATTGAGCTGACCCGCAACGAGCTGCGTATGCTCCAGCTTTTCTTTGAAAACAAAGGCAGAATTGTTTCCCGGGAGCTTTTGATGAAGCGCCTGTGGGAAAGCGACTGCTTTGTGGATGATAACACCCTGACTGTCAACATTGCCCGGCTGCGCAAAAAGCTGGAGGATGCGGGCCTTTCCGATTTTATCCACACAAAAAAAGGGGCAGGCTATCTGTTGGAGGATTCCTATGAGCAGGCTTAA